In one Actinomyces trachealis genomic region, the following are encoded:
- the rlmB gene encoding 23S rRNA (guanosine(2251)-2'-O)-methyltransferase RlmB, with translation MPGNDRVHGAMRKPGSKKGPLKGSGGQKKHALEGKGPTPRAENRVGHPKARAKARAEAREAQPSRVKQLEKLKRRFNVPEGHEIVCGRNAVAEAARAGVPISRVFMAVSAENDDRLGAVVRRAALLGAPVLETTKLDLEALTDGAVHQGVAIEVPAYEYCEAADLLERARAVGHTPLFIALDQVTDPHNLGAVLRSAGAFGADGVVIPERRSVGVNATVWKVSAGAAARVPVARETNLVRALQALKKEGCFVVGLDGGSETLVEELGFADAPLVLVTGAEGAGLSRLVRETCDVIASIPINGHVESLNAAVATGISLYEVDRLRRRATN, from the coding sequence CCACGGCGCTATGCGCAAACCCGGCTCCAAGAAGGGCCCCCTCAAGGGCTCCGGCGGACAGAAGAAGCACGCCCTAGAAGGCAAGGGACCCACTCCCCGGGCGGAGAACCGCGTCGGTCACCCCAAGGCGCGGGCCAAGGCCCGGGCGGAAGCCCGCGAGGCCCAGCCCAGCCGCGTCAAGCAGCTGGAGAAGCTCAAGCGGCGCTTCAACGTGCCTGAAGGCCACGAGATCGTCTGCGGGCGCAACGCCGTGGCGGAGGCCGCCCGGGCCGGAGTGCCCATCTCCCGCGTCTTCATGGCGGTCTCCGCGGAGAACGACGACCGCCTGGGGGCCGTGGTGCGGCGGGCCGCCCTGCTGGGTGCTCCCGTCTTGGAGACCACCAAACTAGACCTGGAGGCGCTGACGGACGGCGCTGTCCACCAGGGCGTGGCCATTGAGGTGCCCGCCTACGAGTACTGTGAGGCCGCCGACCTGCTGGAGCGTGCCCGTGCCGTCGGCCACACGCCCCTGTTCATCGCCCTGGACCAGGTCACTGACCCCCACAACCTGGGGGCCGTGCTGCGCAGCGCCGGAGCTTTTGGGGCCGACGGCGTCGTCATCCCGGAGCGTCGCAGCGTGGGCGTGAACGCCACCGTCTGGAAGGTCTCCGCCGGGGCTGCCGCCCGCGTGCCTGTGGCCCGTGAGACCAACCTGGTGCGCGCCCTGCAGGCCCTCAAGAAGGAAGGCTGCTTTGTGGTGGGCCTGGACGGCGGCAGCGAAACCCTGGTGGAGGAACTGGGCTTCGCGGATGCGCCGCTGGTGCTGGTTACTGGTGCGGAGGGGGCAGGCTTGTCCCGCCTGGTGCGCGAGACTTGCGACGTGATCGCCTCCATCCCCATCAACGGGCATGTGGAGTCTCTCAACGCGGCCGTGGCCACAGGTATCAGCTTGTATGAGGTGGACCGGCTGCGGCGTCGAGCCACCAACTAA
- a CDS encoding NTP pyrophosphohydrolase has translation MTEGGTFAMGLWALPEGVGAVSKVRKSDPARGSYMQCAGSWQAMTVEVRIQRLDGSHEHYVVAREAVGGSQEWVTITYVSDISFSGATQTREIRLHPQEVFTGQQAVEVFADYVLHATLPPKHLLRPLDV, from the coding sequence ATGACTGAGGGCGGGACTTTTGCGATGGGGTTGTGGGCGTTGCCGGAGGGGGTGGGTGCGGTCAGTAAGGTGCGTAAGTCTGATCCTGCTCGTGGCAGCTATATGCAGTGTGCGGGCTCTTGGCAGGCGATGACTGTGGAGGTCCGTATACAGCGTCTTGACGGCAGCCACGAGCACTATGTCGTGGCCCGTGAGGCTGTAGGGGGCTCCCAGGAGTGGGTCACCATCACTTATGTTTCGGACATCTCGTTCAGTGGGGCTACCCAGACCCGTGAGATACGACTGCATCCCCAGGAGGTTTTTACTGGTCAGCAGGCGGTAGAGGTCTTTGCCGACTACGTCCTTCACGCTACTTTGCCTCCCAAGCACCTACTACGCCCCCTCGACGTCTAA
- a CDS encoding DUF4032 domain-containing protein, producing MPSALKITAATVDPALLDLPWEIPLEDWPAEVLAALPRGLSRHVVRFAKLSGRVIAVKEIGEHVAYREYEMLRDLVRVGAPCVTPTAVITGRRNSACEELNSVLVTEHLAYSLPYRALFSQYMRPETATRLIDALAVLLVRLHLLGFYWGDVSLSNTLFRRDAGAFAAYLVDAETGELYTEGLTEGKRLYDIDVARTNIIGELMDLQAGALLEPSVDTIEVGDRIVSRYSELWDVLTAKESFSMGERWRVASRIEKLNELGYDVGELDMSTTTADGDTRISIQPKVVDAGHYHRQVMRLTGLDVQERQGQRMLNDLKSYRALTGRNHDPLELVSHAWMADVFEPTIAAVPAELRRKLEPAEIFHEVLEHRWYMSERAGHDVTMQDAVEDYVCSVLPQHWDEQSYLSLGDTQEMEQIFTEKADEEELVDDAEFSARDQESLSEYAQNPLGFTAGMRFKGE from the coding sequence ATGCCTTCGGCTTTGAAGATTACCGCCGCCACGGTGGACCCCGCCCTGCTGGACCTGCCCTGGGAGATCCCCCTGGAGGACTGGCCAGCTGAGGTACTGGCTGCCTTACCGCGTGGTCTGTCACGGCACGTGGTGCGTTTTGCCAAGCTTTCCGGGCGGGTGATCGCCGTGAAAGAGATCGGTGAGCACGTGGCCTACCGCGAGTACGAGATGCTGCGCGACCTGGTGCGGGTGGGCGCGCCCTGCGTCACCCCCACCGCCGTCATCACCGGGCGGCGGAACAGTGCCTGCGAAGAGCTCAACTCCGTGCTGGTCACGGAGCACCTAGCCTATTCACTGCCCTATCGTGCCCTGTTCAGCCAGTACATGCGCCCCGAGACCGCCACCCGCCTGATCGACGCGCTGGCTGTGCTGTTGGTGCGCTTGCACCTGCTGGGCTTCTACTGGGGTGATGTGTCCCTGTCCAACACCCTGTTCCGCCGCGACGCCGGAGCTTTTGCTGCTTACCTGGTGGATGCGGAGACCGGTGAGCTCTACACGGAGGGGCTAACCGAGGGTAAGCGGCTCTATGACATTGACGTGGCCCGCACCAACATCATCGGTGAACTCATGGACCTGCAGGCTGGTGCCTTGCTGGAGCCCAGCGTGGACACGATTGAGGTGGGTGACCGGATCGTGTCGCGCTACTCCGAGCTGTGGGACGTGCTGACGGCTAAGGAGTCCTTTTCCATGGGTGAGCGGTGGCGGGTGGCTTCCCGAATTGAGAAGCTTAACGAGTTGGGCTATGACGTCGGCGAGTTGGATATGTCCACCACCACCGCTGACGGTGACACGCGCATTTCTATTCAGCCCAAAGTGGTGGACGCCGGGCACTACCACCGCCAAGTCATGCGCCTGACCGGCTTGGACGTGCAGGAACGCCAGGGTCAGCGGATGCTCAATGACCTGAAGTCCTACCGCGCCTTGACCGGCCGTAATCACGACCCGCTGGAATTGGTGTCACACGCCTGGATGGCGGATGTCTTTGAGCCAACTATCGCCGCTGTACCGGCTGAGCTGCGCCGCAAACTGGAGCCGGCAGAGATCTTCCATGAAGTGCTGGAGCACCGCTGGTACATGTCTGAGCGGGCCGGGCACGACGTCACCATGCAGGATGCTGTGGAGGACTACGTGTGCTCCGTGCTGCCCCAGCACTGGGATGAGCAGTCCTACTTGTCTCTGGGTGACACGCAGGAGATGGAGCAGATCTTTACGGAGAAGGCCGACGAAGAGGAACTGGTGGACGACGCAGAGTTTTCCGCCCGCGACCAAGAGTCCCTGTCCGAGTACGCCCAGAACCCCCTGGGTTTCACCGCCGGGATGCGTTTCAAGGGAGAGTAA
- a CDS encoding ABC transporter ATP-binding protein, whose protein sequence is MATVTFDHATRVYPGNDRPSVDQLNLEIADGEFLVLVGPSGCGKSTSLRMLAGLEDVNSGRILIGDRDVTDVQPKDRDIAMVFQNYALYPHMTVHDNMGFALKIAGTPKEEIDKRVREAAKILGLTEYLDRKPKALSGGQRQRVAMGRAIVRKPKVFLMDEPLSNLDAKLRVQTRTQIASLQRSLGVTTVYVTHDQTEALTMGDRIAVLKDGILQQVGTPREMYDAPANEFVAGFIGSPAMNLGLFDVQGEVATIGKARVRLSRATLDAITPEDNNKVTIGFRPEALDVVSAADQDSIPVRLSFVEELGSDAYVYGELEGAEGSENKLGSGEDSSQIIVRVPPRTAPAPGEIIHVRIRPGHAHIFSASTGKRLPA, encoded by the coding sequence ATGGCAACCGTGACTTTTGATCACGCAACCCGCGTCTACCCGGGCAATGACCGCCCCTCTGTGGACCAGTTGAACCTTGAAATCGCAGACGGCGAGTTCCTTGTTTTGGTTGGCCCTTCTGGCTGCGGTAAGTCCACCTCCCTGCGCATGCTCGCGGGTCTGGAGGATGTCAACTCTGGTCGCATCCTCATTGGCGACCGCGACGTCACCGACGTCCAGCCCAAGGACCGCGACATCGCTATGGTCTTCCAGAACTACGCCCTGTACCCCCACATGACGGTGCACGACAACATGGGCTTCGCTCTGAAGATCGCTGGCACCCCCAAGGAGGAGATCGACAAGCGCGTCCGTGAGGCCGCCAAGATCCTGGGCCTGACCGAGTACCTGGACCGTAAGCCGAAGGCCCTCTCCGGTGGTCAGCGTCAGCGTGTGGCCATGGGCCGTGCCATCGTGCGCAAGCCCAAGGTCTTCCTGATGGATGAGCCGCTGTCTAACCTGGACGCGAAGCTGCGTGTGCAGACCCGCACCCAGATCGCCTCCTTGCAGCGCTCGCTTGGTGTCACCACCGTCTACGTGACCCACGATCAGACGGAGGCCCTGACCATGGGTGACCGCATCGCGGTCCTCAAGGACGGCATCCTGCAGCAGGTCGGCACCCCCCGGGAGATGTACGACGCTCCTGCCAACGAGTTCGTGGCTGGCTTCATCGGCTCCCCTGCCATGAACCTGGGCCTGTTCGACGTGCAGGGCGAGGTGGCCACCATCGGTAAGGCCCGAGTCCGCCTGTCCCGTGCCACGCTGGACGCCATCACCCCAGAGGACAACAACAAGGTCACCATCGGCTTCCGTCCAGAGGCCCTGGATGTCGTCTCCGCCGCGGACCAGGACTCCATCCCGGTGCGCCTGTCCTTCGTGGAGGAGCTGGGCTCGGACGCCTACGTCTACGGTGAGCTTGAGGGTGCTGAGGGCTCGGAGAATAAGCTCGGTTCGGGTGAGGACTCCAGCCAGATCATCGTCCGTGTGCCTCCGCGTACCGCCCCAGCCCCCGGCGAGATCATCCACGTGCGTATCCGCCCCGGCCATGCGCACATCTTCTCCGCCTCCACCGGCAAGCGCTTGCCCGCCTGA
- a CDS encoding serine/threonine-protein kinase — MTSSPGPVGSAAQLPHALRGLREGSVVGGYRLVRRMGAGGMGVVWDATDGGGRHVAIKVLHPQVAADPVSRRRLEREAAVLSRVKDERVARILDIEPAPDGDSPAFVVTELVDGPTLQYEVDHEGPYDPAQDAVELADLAHGLVGALAAVHQAGVIHRDLKPSNVMLGAKGPVLIDFGIAQSEDDTRLTRTGQVTGTPGFIPPEMLDGGQPDAEVDRYACVGVILFALTGQAPFGSGPWQTVFRRVYDGTPELGDLPEKWPALAVAFTNALHPRVDRRMRVEDLLTVLDEVADGGTGEWAVKEILGPDALGVDEEETDTGSFPVVHYAGAGPQASSPGQTDAAYGSTGYSAGSGQPSALADSAAASAPSPAPSTASAQSSGYGVYGNSGVLPPAILPGGQYGSVSTPSPQVLASAGSAGGAWAQQHAAQSVQADPKGAMYGGTPVAHAVPSAPSLPSVVAYYGAGGAPSAFTGAEAVSTPSAQSAAYAQNDRWGVGTTGGYGPGVGALGYAAVGQEALPGVLPEWARGPEKCSGLTAAVGVFLLILALMRPFWVMILVALWEVIAGVVGRADDALRWRRLQQGRTDGDTAGQLLRSPWYLLRSLLAAFFTQLVGLLVAGVCFMLASNWIGFDGEGIPHLTLRQTYSRIALMMVGVTACYMLVTWFVPWGKPTRRGSAIMLGRAVPKGWLRVLVGLVVLMLAVLSTILLAQGYLPPMTLSPLR, encoded by the coding sequence ATGACGAGCAGCCCAGGTCCCGTAGGCAGTGCGGCGCAGCTGCCGCACGCCCTGCGTGGGTTGCGCGAAGGCTCTGTGGTTGGTGGTTACCGGCTGGTGCGCCGCATGGGTGCTGGCGGTATGGGTGTTGTTTGGGACGCTACCGACGGCGGAGGTAGGCACGTAGCCATCAAGGTTCTCCACCCCCAGGTGGCCGCAGACCCGGTGTCACGCCGTCGCCTGGAGCGTGAGGCCGCCGTCCTCAGCCGCGTAAAGGACGAGCGCGTCGCCCGCATCCTGGACATTGAGCCCGCCCCCGATGGAGACAGCCCTGCCTTCGTTGTCACTGAGCTGGTTGACGGCCCCACACTCCAGTATGAAGTGGACCATGAGGGCCCTTACGACCCCGCCCAGGACGCCGTCGAGCTGGCAGACCTGGCGCACGGGCTGGTCGGCGCGCTAGCCGCCGTCCACCAGGCTGGCGTCATCCACCGCGACCTCAAGCCCTCCAACGTCATGCTTGGCGCCAAGGGCCCCGTGTTGATCGACTTCGGCATCGCCCAGAGTGAGGACGACACCCGCCTCACCCGCACCGGTCAGGTAACCGGAACCCCCGGCTTCATCCCCCCCGAGATGCTTGACGGTGGTCAGCCCGACGCGGAGGTGGACCGCTACGCCTGCGTAGGGGTGATCCTCTTTGCCCTCACCGGGCAGGCACCTTTCGGCTCCGGCCCCTGGCAGACCGTCTTCCGACGTGTCTACGACGGCACCCCTGAGCTTGGCGACCTGCCAGAGAAGTGGCCTGCGCTCGCGGTGGCCTTCACCAACGCCCTGCACCCGCGCGTTGACCGGCGCATGCGGGTTGAAGACCTGCTCACGGTCCTGGATGAGGTTGCCGACGGCGGCACCGGTGAGTGGGCTGTCAAGGAGATCCTAGGGCCGGACGCTCTAGGGGTGGACGAGGAGGAGACGGACACTGGCTCCTTCCCCGTGGTGCACTACGCGGGCGCAGGCCCGCAGGCCAGCTCCCCAGGCCAGACTGACGCCGCCTACGGTTCCACGGGATATAGCGCGGGATCGGGCCAGCCATCTGCGCTAGCTGATTCCGCAGCGGCGTCGGCGCCGTCTCCTGCACCATCCACCGCCTCCGCCCAGTCCAGCGGGTACGGCGTCTACGGCAACAGTGGGGTCCTGCCGCCAGCGATCCTGCCGGGCGGCCAGTACGGCTCTGTGTCCACCCCCAGCCCACAGGTCCTAGCCTCGGCAGGAAGTGCTGGTGGCGCTTGGGCGCAGCAGCACGCCGCCCAGAGCGTCCAGGCCGACCCGAAGGGGGCCATGTACGGTGGCACTCCAGTGGCGCACGCTGTACCTTCAGCGCCTTCACTGCCTTCAGTGGTGGCCTACTACGGGGCGGGCGGGGCTCCTTCCGCCTTCACCGGGGCAGAGGCGGTCTCGACGCCCAGTGCACAGTCTGCCGCCTATGCGCAAAATGACCGATGGGGTGTCGGTACGACCGGCGGTTACGGGCCTGGCGTTGGTGCACTGGGCTACGCCGCCGTTGGTCAGGAGGCGCTGCCTGGTGTGCTCCCCGAATGGGCGCGTGGGCCAGAAAAGTGCTCAGGGCTTACCGCAGCGGTCGGCGTCTTCTTGCTGATTCTGGCACTGATGCGACCCTTCTGGGTGATGATCCTGGTGGCGTTGTGGGAGGTCATCGCCGGTGTGGTCGGTCGGGCCGACGACGCCCTGCGCTGGCGGCGCCTGCAGCAAGGGCGCACTGACGGTGACACTGCGGGCCAACTCCTGCGCTCACCCTGGTACCTGCTGCGCTCACTCCTGGCGGCGTTCTTCACCCAGCTGGTGGGGCTGCTGGTGGCCGGGGTCTGCTTCATGTTAGCGTCCAACTGGATCGGGTTTGACGGGGAAGGGATCCCGCACCTGACACTGCGGCAAACGTACTCGCGTATCGCCTTGATGATGGTGGGCGTGACCGCCTGCTACATGCTGGTCACTTGGTTCGTGCCCTGGGGCAAGCCGACCCGTCGAGGGTCGGCGATCATGCTGGGGCGGGCGGTGCCCAAGGGTTGGCTGCGCGTGCTGGTGGGCCTGGTGGTGCTCATGCTGGCTGTACTCTCCACGATTCTGCTGGCGCAGGGCTACCTGCCACCGATGACGCTCTCCCCGCTGCGGTGA
- a CDS encoding DsbA family protein: MAAASSRNSKTQLREQARAQAQALREQQELAERRRKITRRSLIGGAAVVVVGGIGGVVYLDKSTTGESVPAQADATGALTFGKGMKVGTTNSGAKLLDLYFDYSCSHCAQFEALHLDEIKKLVEEGTVTFVLHPCKILGSGWTDVAINALGVVLDESPEHAYDFHRAVFDVFLQAVQAKDQSRLKVQTLKAAAEALGVSASVTKKFDKAVEKNQYKAWTSASTKAFLDKGFTGTPVVSYNGTVLELGQVASPTGLTEAIKAAEGGNASTATPEATPDQ, translated from the coding sequence GTGGCAGCTGCATCATCCCGTAACTCCAAGACCCAGCTGCGTGAGCAGGCGCGAGCGCAGGCCCAGGCATTGCGGGAGCAGCAGGAACTCGCGGAGCGCCGTCGTAAGATCACGCGGCGCAGCCTGATCGGCGGCGCGGCCGTGGTGGTGGTTGGTGGCATTGGCGGGGTCGTCTACCTGGACAAGTCGACCACAGGGGAATCGGTGCCCGCCCAGGCGGACGCGACCGGTGCGCTGACCTTCGGCAAGGGCATGAAGGTCGGCACCACCAACAGTGGGGCCAAGCTCCTGGACCTGTACTTCGACTACTCCTGCAGCCACTGCGCCCAGTTCGAGGCGCTGCACCTTGATGAGATCAAGAAGCTCGTGGAGGAAGGCACGGTCACCTTTGTGCTGCACCCGTGCAAGATCCTGGGCTCCGGCTGGACTGACGTGGCCATCAACGCCTTGGGCGTGGTGCTCGATGAATCCCCGGAGCATGCCTACGACTTCCACAGGGCGGTCTTTGACGTGTTCCTGCAGGCCGTGCAGGCCAAGGACCAGTCCCGGCTGAAGGTCCAGACGTTGAAGGCTGCGGCAGAGGCCCTGGGCGTGAGTGCGAGCGTGACCAAGAAGTTCGACAAGGCCGTGGAAAAGAACCAGTACAAGGCCTGGACTTCCGCGAGCACCAAAGCCTTCCTGGACAAAGGGTTCACGGGTACCCCGGTGGTCTCCTACAACGGGACGGTGCTGGAACTGGGGCAGGTTGCTTCCCCCACTGGCCTGACGGAGGCGATCAAGGCCGCTGAGGGCGGAAACGCTTCCACGGCGACGCCGGAGGCCACCCCCGACCAATGA